From the genome of Pelosinus fermentans DSM 17108:
CAGAGGAAAACGGGAAATTTATTCTGGATATTTTTCAAGGGAAGCTGCTCGGTCCAAAACGTGATATCGTTTTGTTAAATGCTGCTGCTGCCCTGGTAGTCGCTGGTAAAGCAGAGAGCATAAAAGAGGGATTGAATATTGCGGCAAAGAGCATTGACGAGGGAGCTGCCTATTCTAAATTGGAAGAGGTAAGGCGCTTTAGTCAGGAATACAAGGAGGAATTGATATTATCATAAAAATCTGTGGCATCACATCTGTAGAAATAGCCCAAGGGGCTAAAGATCTGGGAGCTGATTTGATTGGCTTTGTGTTTGCAGAAAGTAAGCGCCGCATCGATGTAAAAAAGGCTCATCAAATTGGGCAGGAAGTGAAAGGAATCGGCAAGGCTGGTGTTTTTGTTAATGCGCCTCTTCAGGAAGTACAAGAGATTGCAGCGTATTGTCAGTTAGATTATGTTCAGCTGCATGGCGAAGAGACTTCAGAGTATTGTCAGTCTGTTGGCAGACCCGTTATTAAAGCATTCCGGGTAGCTCCTGGCTTTAATCTAGAAAGAAGTAAGGAGTATACTGCTGATTGGATTCTTTTAGACAGCTTTACCCCTGGGCAATATGGCGGAACGGGAATCACTTTTGACTGGCAGTCGCTGCAGGATTTTACTTCTCAAAGTCATATCCCAGTGATGGTAGCTGGCGGCCTTACTCCTGAAAATGTTGGAACAGCCATTTCTCTATTATCTCCTAATGGGATAGATGTTTCAGGAGGTGTCGAAACCAATGGGATGAAGGATATAAAAAAAATCCAAGAGTTTATGATTGCTGCTCGCAGGGCAGAAGGAGGCAAAGCCAATGTTAAATGAAATTGTAACGAAAAAACGCCGAGAGGTGGCGATACAAAAAAGTAAGAGACCTCTTAGCCAATTTGAAAAGGATATTATAAAAGGAGATTCTCGTTTTCGTGAAAGGATTACAGAAAATTCAT
Proteins encoded in this window:
- a CDS encoding phosphoribosylanthranilate isomerase, producing the protein MGADLIGFVFAESKRRIDVKKAHQIGQEVKGIGKAGVFVNAPLQEVQEIAAYCQLDYVQLHGEETSEYCQSVGRPVIKAFRVAPGFNLERSKEYTADWILLDSFTPGQYGGTGITFDWQSLQDFTSQSHIPVMVAGGLTPENVGTAISLLSPNGIDVSGGVETNGMKDIKKIQEFMIAARRAEGGKANVK